A section of the Leptospira kobayashii genome encodes:
- a CDS encoding SpoIIE family protein phosphatase has product MGNLLSIPSNLSKSNFVIIVIYFLSSLPTLGETISVYEESRYVHIGEYLEYTIPPKENSSLENIRKADTVWQKNPGKTVSFSKETKPVWFKLNLSYKGTLPHTFYLIFSSPVVDFFELYYPYHGKWIRMNSGEQVLQKDKPIYSHLSAFPIDLSPGQEITVFIKIESANPIFNFVSLYDTRSFLNYSKKNDILFAAYFGAGGLMFVYSLFLAYSLRYKQFYFYFFYLSTILLINLYSTGFMQYVEIGDSHIWKNYLFPIAIYFSCIFGLLFTSEFLNIPKKSPNIYKLIKVLVIISFIMVFSVFFIDLRSYIHIAVLIVMAPILLGLFISFYSLLENKRNIENYLFFFALASVLLGASVNTLTVQGLIQPTLFAMYSLPLGSALEIFLLATALMVKVRQLRKDTESKREIDIQLKVARQLQKDLLPKARTSIKGYPLGFRYMPTSEIGGDFVQIIEKEDCFGLFLCDVSGHGIPAAIIASMTKVSLQIWADQLDEPALAAQKIRLSLLESLSGNFLTAVFVYIHPEKKILKFVNAGHHPLILLQPNGDYEYIYSQGRAITEYIPLEIKEVIIPLPESGTLILYTDGILESRNPTTGTLFGEEGLIDILQKMGNLDPQTICDQITSEVSRFQKFKRAEDDITILALNLTKK; this is encoded by the coding sequence ATGGGAAATTTACTCTCGATACCATCTAACTTAAGTAAGTCGAATTTTGTAATCATAGTTATTTATTTTCTCTCTTCCTTGCCTACACTCGGAGAAACCATTTCAGTCTATGAAGAAAGCAGATACGTCCATATCGGGGAATATCTGGAATACACTATCCCTCCGAAGGAAAATTCCTCTCTTGAAAATATACGGAAAGCGGATACTGTTTGGCAAAAGAATCCGGGCAAAACCGTTTCTTTCTCTAAAGAAACAAAGCCTGTTTGGTTCAAACTCAATCTCAGTTATAAAGGAACTTTGCCTCATACTTTTTATTTGATCTTTTCCAGTCCTGTGGTGGATTTTTTTGAATTATATTATCCGTATCATGGAAAATGGATACGGATGAACTCAGGCGAGCAGGTTTTACAGAAAGACAAACCAATCTATTCGCACTTGTCCGCATTTCCCATTGATCTTTCCCCCGGACAGGAAATTACGGTTTTTATAAAAATTGAATCTGCAAATCCTATTTTCAATTTCGTATCACTGTATGATACTCGCTCCTTTCTAAACTATTCCAAAAAGAATGATATTCTTTTTGCCGCCTATTTCGGTGCAGGTGGTCTTATGTTTGTCTATAGCTTGTTTTTGGCATATTCCTTACGTTATAAACAGTTCTATTTTTATTTTTTCTATCTTTCTACCATTTTACTGATCAATCTATATTCCACGGGATTTATGCAGTATGTGGAAATAGGAGACTCTCATATCTGGAAAAACTATCTTTTCCCGATAGCTATCTATTTTAGCTGCATTTTCGGATTATTATTCACATCCGAATTTTTGAATATTCCCAAAAAATCACCTAATATTTATAAGTTGATTAAAGTTTTGGTGATCATCAGTTTTATTATGGTCTTTTCCGTTTTTTTCATAGATTTGAGGAGTTATATTCATATCGCTGTTTTGATCGTAATGGCTCCGATTTTACTCGGACTATTTATATCTTTTTATTCTCTCCTTGAAAACAAAAGAAACATAGAAAATTACTTATTCTTTTTCGCATTGGCTTCCGTCCTATTAGGAGCCTCTGTCAATACTTTGACGGTACAAGGTTTGATCCAACCCACTTTGTTTGCCATGTATTCATTACCACTGGGATCTGCGCTGGAAATCTTTTTACTTGCTACTGCGTTAATGGTAAAGGTGAGACAACTTCGAAAGGATACCGAAAGCAAACGTGAGATTGACATTCAATTGAAAGTAGCCAGACAATTGCAAAAGGATTTGCTTCCTAAGGCACGAACTTCCATCAAAGGATATCCTCTCGGATTCCGTTATATGCCCACTTCCGAGATCGGGGGAGATTTTGTTCAGATCATTGAAAAAGAAGATTGTTTCGGATTATTTCTCTGTGACGTATCAGGCCACGGAATTCCTGCCGCTATCATTGCAAGTATGACAAAAGTTTCGCTTCAGATCTGGGCGGACCAATTGGATGAACCGGCATTAGCCGCCCAGAAAATAAGACTTTCTCTTTTGGAAAGTCTTTCCGGAAATTTTCTAACAGCCGTATTTGTTTACATCCATCCGGAAAAGAAGATTCTGAAATTTGTAAATGCAGGACACCATCCTTTGATTTTGCTGCAACCAAACGGAGATTATGAATACATATACTCTCAAGGTAGAGCAATCACGGAATACATCCCCCTGGAAATCAAAGAAGTAATAATACCTTTGCCTGAATCAGGAACTTTGATTTTATATACGGATGGAATTTTGGAATCGAGAAACCCTACCACTGGAACTCTATTTGGTGAAGAAGGACTGATAGATATACTGCAAAAAATGGGAAATCTCGATCCGCAAACGATATGCGATCAAATAACATCCGAAGTCTCGCGTTTTCAAAAATTCAAACGGGCCGAAGATGATATAACGATACTTGCCTTAAATCTTACGAAAAAATGA
- a CDS encoding TPM domain-containing protein, translating to MSSICFSNLFRSVLIFVAFSHPLFADSLAEQISRLPNPRLANGWVLDQVGYLNDSGAISELNERISRTESETQAEIAIVVLPSVGDYSPKEFATALFEAWGIGKKGKDNGVLFLHVVDQRRLEIETGYGMESILTDIKCKRILDELVIPEFKGENFSLGIVKGLRGIQRGIQNPEIGLSDLVEEKEEIFPYIDQPISHYIQTMETNMSAEHNGMGIFKRMLFEPKQSFKEFVVFFLSLAAIAVWFLFGGFLSILPFGNQSIYKVYSYFGKYLSWISGIIAGFSILPTELSESDTFFSILNLIPIGLILYFVNRKIENRLRNNPRTCPVCSQKMQKLNETKDNAYLSAGEISEEKIYSVDYDIWHCKGCDIHIKEKYSGSSPASTCKKCHFQTFRRISITVKRKADYDSGGLEIHHYECAHCKLTENREVHTAKLTRSSSGSSSSGYSSRGSGGSWGGGSSGGGGAGSSY from the coding sequence ATGTCGAGTATTTGTTTTTCGAATCTCTTTCGTTCCGTATTGATATTTGTCGCGTTCTCACACCCCCTTTTTGCGGACTCACTGGCAGAGCAAATTTCCAGACTTCCCAACCCGAGGCTTGCCAACGGATGGGTTTTGGACCAAGTAGGGTATTTAAATGATTCCGGTGCTATCTCGGAACTGAACGAGAGAATCTCTCGAACGGAATCGGAAACTCAGGCGGAGATCGCAATTGTCGTATTACCAAGTGTAGGTGATTATTCTCCGAAAGAATTCGCGACTGCCCTCTTCGAAGCCTGGGGAATCGGCAAAAAGGGCAAAGACAACGGAGTCTTATTTCTTCATGTGGTAGACCAAAGAAGACTTGAGATCGAAACCGGATATGGAATGGAGTCCATACTAACTGATATTAAATGCAAAAGGATATTGGACGAATTGGTAATCCCCGAATTTAAAGGAGAAAATTTTTCTTTAGGAATAGTAAAGGGGCTCCGCGGTATCCAAAGGGGAATTCAGAATCCTGAGATAGGTTTGTCTGACCTAGTGGAAGAAAAAGAAGAAATTTTTCCTTATATAGACCAACCTATCTCCCATTACATTCAAACTATGGAAACTAACATGTCCGCAGAGCATAACGGAATGGGTATCTTTAAACGAATGTTATTCGAACCAAAGCAAAGTTTCAAAGAATTCGTTGTTTTTTTTCTATCTTTGGCGGCAATCGCCGTTTGGTTTTTGTTTGGCGGATTCTTATCGATTCTCCCTTTCGGGAACCAATCCATTTATAAAGTATATTCGTATTTTGGAAAATACCTCAGTTGGATTTCAGGAATAATCGCCGGTTTCAGTATTTTACCGACAGAACTCTCGGAATCCGACACTTTCTTTTCCATATTGAACCTGATTCCCATCGGACTTATCTTGTATTTCGTAAATAGAAAAATAGAAAACAGATTGAGAAACAATCCCAGAACCTGCCCTGTCTGTTCCCAAAAAATGCAAAAGTTAAATGAAACAAAAGACAATGCCTATTTAAGTGCGGGAGAAATTAGTGAAGAAAAAATCTATTCCGTTGATTATGATATTTGGCATTGCAAAGGGTGCGATATCCATATCAAAGAAAAGTATTCGGGAAGTTCGCCAGCCTCGACTTGTAAAAAATGTCATTTTCAAACATTCCGCCGCATTTCCATTACAGTAAAAAGAAAAGCGGATTACGACTCGGGTGGTTTGGAAATTCATCATTATGAATGCGCGCATTGCAAGCTTACCGAAAATAGAGAAGTTCATACCGCAAAATTAACCAGATCTTCTTCGGGTAGTTCCAGTTCCGGTTATTCCAGCAGAGGATCCGGAGGTTCCTGGGGAGGGGGTAGTTCGGGAGGGGGAGGAGCCGGCTCTTCTTACTGA
- a CDS encoding ATP-dependent Clp protease ATP-binding subunit, producing MKQFDSIVQGALDIAQTEAIRRKNPEITPAHLIWGFLSHPSSHSGKALAKHKAAVETSLNKLPKIAGEVGFENLRTSPQLSQWMTMAGSRAAENGREELREADFLKFLPNILPELKIDYNDLNVKETDEEFPNFLINLNEQAKAGKLDPVIGRTKEIRSVMEILGRRSKNNPVLVGSAGVGKTAIVEGLAEQIVKGKVPDVLRGKTVYSLDMGQLMAGTKYRGDFEEKLQHLLRFVKSQAGEAILFIDEIHQLVGAGRTEGAMDAANLLKPALARGDLHCIGATTPEEFQKYILGDAALERRFRSVPVSEPSKEDAIEILMGIRDKFEIHHGIKISDDAIYASVFLSDQYLTDKNLPDKAIDLVDEAASALKLSAEAMPAHLAELESEIRSKKIYAQVEKKNDEILKEIEELEKKFSQEKSVWEKEVGALKQMASVKNKMDRVKFDLEAAQTRADYTEASRLKYAVLPELEKELATFQNNWILGRSHIGSVISRQTGIPVEKILKTKQENILELENHLKSSVFGQEEALKEIAESLLTSYAGISAENRPLGSFLLKGPTGVGKTETAKALAKYLFDNESNMIRLDLSEFSEKHSVSKLIGAPAGYVGYEEGGILTEAVRRRPYSVILFDEIEKAHPDFADILLQILDDGRLTDNKGRTINFKNTIVLLTTNSRDIYSDFKPEVLGRLDAILTYKSIDSSVMERLIDKQLKLLNERLKVKGIVIELSESTERALTEQGYDPKFGARPLNQVFNRLVNRPLSKEILAGTLSEGVYRGDWNGIEVRFEKLRESKLVEI from the coding sequence ATGAAACAGTTTGATTCGATTGTGCAAGGGGCTTTGGACATCGCCCAAACCGAGGCGATCCGTAGAAAAAATCCGGAGATCACACCCGCACATTTAATTTGGGGATTTTTGTCCCACCCGAGCTCTCATTCGGGCAAAGCTTTGGCAAAACACAAAGCTGCAGTAGAGACCAGTTTGAATAAATTACCTAAGATTGCGGGAGAGGTAGGATTTGAAAACCTGCGAACTTCTCCTCAGCTTTCTCAATGGATGACAATGGCCGGTTCGCGAGCCGCCGAGAACGGTAGGGAAGAATTACGCGAAGCCGATTTTTTAAAATTTTTACCCAATATTTTACCTGAGTTGAAAATCGATTATAACGATTTGAATGTAAAGGAGACTGATGAAGAGTTTCCGAATTTTTTAATCAACCTCAACGAACAGGCGAAAGCTGGTAAATTGGATCCGGTAATCGGTCGTACCAAAGAAATCCGTTCTGTGATGGAGATTTTGGGAAGGCGATCAAAAAACAACCCGGTGTTAGTTGGTTCTGCCGGAGTAGGTAAAACTGCGATCGTAGAAGGACTTGCGGAACAAATCGTAAAGGGAAAGGTTCCCGATGTTCTTCGAGGGAAAACAGTGTATTCTCTGGATATGGGACAACTCATGGCCGGCACGAAGTACAGGGGAGATTTTGAAGAAAAACTGCAACATCTGCTTCGTTTCGTAAAATCCCAGGCCGGAGAAGCGATTTTGTTTATAGATGAAATCCATCAGCTGGTAGGTGCCGGTAGAACGGAAGGCGCGATGGATGCGGCAAATCTGCTCAAGCCTGCATTGGCTCGTGGCGACTTACATTGTATAGGTGCAACGACTCCGGAAGAATTTCAAAAATATATATTGGGAGATGCGGCGTTGGAACGTAGATTCCGTTCCGTACCTGTATCCGAACCGTCAAAAGAAGACGCGATAGAAATTTTGATGGGAATCCGGGATAAGTTTGAGATCCATCACGGAATCAAAATCTCTGATGATGCGATCTACGCTTCCGTGTTTTTATCAGACCAGTATTTGACGGATAAAAATCTTCCCGATAAGGCAATTGATCTTGTAGACGAAGCTGCTTCTGCATTGAAGTTATCTGCGGAAGCAATGCCTGCTCATTTGGCGGAGTTGGAAAGTGAGATTCGCTCCAAAAAGATATATGCCCAAGTAGAAAAGAAAAACGATGAAATCTTGAAAGAGATTGAGGAATTGGAAAAAAAATTCTCTCAGGAAAAATCGGTCTGGGAAAAAGAAGTAGGTGCCTTGAAACAAATGGCTTCCGTAAAAAATAAAATGGATCGTGTAAAGTTCGATTTGGAAGCGGCTCAGACCAGAGCTGACTATACGGAAGCTTCCCGATTGAAGTATGCCGTATTGCCCGAGTTAGAGAAGGAACTCGCAACTTTTCAGAACAATTGGATCTTGGGAAGATCGCATATAGGTTCCGTGATTTCCCGCCAAACAGGGATTCCTGTGGAGAAGATATTGAAAACCAAGCAGGAAAATATCCTGGAATTGGAAAATCATTTGAAATCCTCCGTTTTCGGGCAAGAGGAAGCTTTGAAAGAAATTGCCGAATCGCTTCTCACAAGTTATGCGGGGATTTCCGCTGAGAACAGACCTCTGGGCTCTTTTTTACTAAAAGGACCTACCGGAGTGGGAAAAACCGAAACAGCGAAGGCACTTGCCAAATATCTATTTGATAATGAATCCAATATGATTCGTTTGGATTTGTCCGAGTTTTCTGAGAAACATTCCGTTTCAAAACTCATCGGCGCTCCTGCCGGTTATGTCGGTTATGAGGAAGGTGGAATTTTAACTGAGGCGGTTCGAAGAAGACCTTATTCGGTGATTCTCTTTGATGAGATTGAAAAAGCGCATCCTGACTTTGCGGATATACTTTTGCAGATTTTGGATGATGGAAGGCTTACGGACAACAAAGGTAGGACAATTAACTTTAAAAATACGATCGTTTTATTGACTACCAATTCCAGAGACATCTATAGTGATTTCAAACCTGAAGTTTTGGGAAGGTTGGATGCCATTCTGACTTACAAATCGATTGATTCTTCCGTTATGGAAAGACTGATCGATAAACAATTAAAACTTCTCAATGAAAGATTGAAGGTGAAGGGAATTGTTATCGAACTTTCAGAAAGTACGGAAAGGGCTCTAACCGAACAAGGATACGATCCTAAATTCGGAGCTAGGCCTTTGAATCAAGTATTCAATCGATTGGTTAATCGTCCTCTTTCCAAGGAAATCCTTGCAGGAACTTTGAGCGAAGGTGTTTATCGAGGGGATTGGAACGGGATCGAAGTTCGATTTGAAAAGCTACGGGAGTCAAAATTGGTAGAAATTTGA
- a CDS encoding aldo/keto reductase, producing the protein MTALANLQSRIPTNQSVSVPVFGLGVWKSKPKECYAAVISALEVGYRHIDTAAIYGNESEVGQAIRDSKIPRSEIFLVTKLWNADQGYDSALKAIDRSLENLNTDYVDMYLIHFPVTEKRNESWKALEEIKKSGKAKSIGVSNFMIPHLEELLKEASIVPAMNQVEYHPFLNNNELFHYCESKGILVEAYSPLAHGKKIDDERVAILAKKYNKTNAQILLRWGLQKGMVLIPKSVKKERIRENADVFDFQINEADMMEIETWDEDYRTCWDPTTVE; encoded by the coding sequence ATGACAGCCCTAGCCAATTTGCAATCCAGAATTCCTACCAATCAATCCGTTTCCGTTCCAGTGTTCGGGCTGGGGGTTTGGAAATCAAAACCAAAAGAATGTTATGCGGCCGTAATTTCCGCTTTGGAAGTAGGTTATCGTCATATAGATACCGCTGCCATTTACGGAAATGAGTCGGAAGTTGGCCAGGCGATCCGAGATTCCAAAATACCACGCTCCGAAATTTTTCTGGTAACTAAACTTTGGAATGCGGATCAAGGCTATGATTCCGCCTTGAAAGCAATCGATCGTTCTTTGGAGAACTTGAACACAGATTATGTGGATATGTATCTGATTCATTTTCCTGTGACTGAAAAAAGAAATGAGTCCTGGAAAGCTTTGGAAGAAATTAAAAAATCAGGGAAAGCAAAATCCATCGGAGTGAGTAATTTTATGATTCCCCATTTGGAGGAATTGTTAAAGGAGGCTTCCATTGTTCCCGCAATGAATCAGGTGGAGTATCATCCGTTTCTAAATAACAACGAATTGTTTCATTATTGTGAGAGTAAAGGCATTCTTGTAGAAGCGTATAGTCCTTTGGCCCACGGCAAAAAGATAGACGATGAGCGGGTTGCGATTCTTGCTAAAAAGTATAACAAGACGAATGCGCAAATTTTACTTCGTTGGGGTTTGCAGAAAGGTATGGTATTGATACCGAAGTCTGTGAAGAAAGAAAGAATTCGGGAAAATGCAGACGTATTCGATTTTCAAATCAACGAAGCGGATATGATGGAAATCGAAACTTGGGATGAGGATTATCGAACTTGTTGGGATCCGACAACGGTGGAGTAG
- a CDS encoding ATP-binding protein, which produces MISDISSNPESLKIRLSERNKRIEEYLRFLDEGPLGKEAKFKEFHTTLEKLIFAKEELEEAWDGTPIPSFILDKDLKILRCNQIAAQLFQKSFFELKGEVFPYLFWKDEIWQEEALVLSQAKEYSCFPAVLSRLPGSFHIISKPLEKEGVEKRVLYIIDLEALLLPSHFASTREVSNIQNIDEDRLLLALEGGKNGVWDFYLTEGKAYFSPQYARILGFDPDKFPNNFSHWETLVHWEDKEKIRSLIQDYINGTIESHDLELRMYSLTGKTVWVWSRGKVVKRDAMGYAERVVGTHLDITERKKAEIRTEAVLELNQRTLGLESEESIVLLGIRYAMQLTESEWGLVRIRKKREIEKEVGLYTCKDETSSVYLPLESPFKFPTSTGMLQLNFTLSDDADIELTLANKRTDFESTDHKEVQLIGSELCQVLLRKRTEGLLRTSEWNLQSIVECSPNGILILQDTKISFCNRSAEIFLEKKKSEIINEEISDILGIISGEDPYELIRKIADEDQTITGSLVEKKVVIANGRKKWLGFWAIEIIYNGQVGFLVYLNDLSKTKETEGQLLQSEKLATIGQLAAGVAHEINNPMAFIQSNLDTLKRYNKSFANVLKLIRASIFDGNSLGLNSEILNLWKQEDLDFLLEDTESILDESKDGSDRVIEIVKNIKSFAHSDKEDCLSNSNVNELVRSAVNLIFNKIKYESEIIYSLQEDLPFISCRPQELGQVLINLLANAGHAIEEKKEKGLFPEGIKERPGKIEISTNIKKAIFPNGSDAIEIAFKDNGIGISEDALSRIFDPFFTTKEIGVGTGLGLSISMDIIRKHQGLINVESVKCQGTTFHIYLPITERKDDK; this is translated from the coding sequence ATGATCTCTGATATATCTTCCAATCCGGAGTCGTTGAAAATCCGACTCAGCGAGCGAAACAAAAGGATCGAAGAATATCTAAGATTTCTTGATGAAGGTCCGCTGGGAAAAGAAGCTAAATTTAAAGAGTTTCATACCACGCTGGAAAAACTCATTTTTGCCAAGGAAGAGCTGGAAGAAGCTTGGGACGGAACCCCGATTCCTTCCTTTATCCTGGACAAAGATTTAAAGATCCTCAGATGCAACCAAATCGCAGCACAGCTTTTTCAAAAATCCTTTTTCGAACTGAAAGGGGAGGTTTTCCCTTATTTATTTTGGAAAGATGAAATCTGGCAAGAGGAAGCACTTGTTCTTTCTCAGGCGAAAGAATATTCCTGTTTCCCTGCAGTGCTTTCCCGGTTGCCGGGTTCTTTTCATATCATTTCCAAACCCTTGGAAAAGGAAGGAGTGGAAAAAAGAGTTTTATATATCATCGATTTGGAAGCTCTTCTGCTTCCTTCCCATTTTGCTTCCACACGTGAAGTTTCGAATATACAGAACATAGATGAAGATAGGCTTTTGCTTGCTTTGGAAGGAGGCAAAAACGGTGTTTGGGATTTTTATCTGACCGAAGGAAAAGCATACTTTAGTCCGCAATACGCTCGTATTTTAGGATTCGATCCTGATAAATTCCCGAACAATTTTTCTCATTGGGAAACTCTTGTACATTGGGAAGACAAAGAAAAAATCAGAAGCCTGATCCAAGATTATATCAATGGAACCATCGAGTCTCATGACTTGGAACTGCGAATGTATTCTCTTACAGGAAAAACCGTTTGGGTTTGGAGTAGAGGAAAAGTGGTGAAAAGAGATGCGATGGGTTATGCGGAAAGAGTGGTTGGAACCCATTTGGATATTACCGAAAGGAAGAAGGCGGAGATTCGTACGGAGGCGGTTCTTGAGTTGAATCAGAGAACACTCGGGTTGGAATCGGAAGAAAGCATTGTTCTTTTGGGAATTCGATATGCAATGCAACTAACAGAAAGCGAGTGGGGGCTTGTTCGAATTCGAAAAAAAAGGGAAATCGAAAAAGAGGTCGGCTTATATACTTGTAAAGACGAAACATCATCCGTTTACCTTCCTTTGGAATCTCCTTTTAAGTTTCCTACATCAACCGGAATGCTTCAGCTGAATTTTACTTTGTCGGATGATGCCGACATAGAACTCACTCTTGCCAACAAAAGAACGGATTTCGAAAGCACCGATCATAAGGAAGTGCAACTTATTGGGAGTGAATTGTGTCAAGTTTTACTTCGCAAACGTACGGAAGGATTATTGCGAACCAGCGAATGGAATTTACAATCCATTGTCGAATGTTCTCCGAACGGAATTTTAATTTTACAAGATACGAAGATTTCTTTTTGCAATAGAAGTGCGGAAATATTTTTAGAAAAGAAAAAGTCGGAAATCATTAATGAAGAAATTTCCGATATACTGGGAATTATCTCCGGAGAGGATCCTTACGAATTGATTCGCAAGATTGCAGACGAAGATCAGACGATCACAGGTAGTTTGGTAGAGAAAAAAGTCGTCATTGCAAACGGGCGTAAAAAATGGCTCGGGTTTTGGGCGATCGAAATTATCTATAATGGACAAGTCGGATTTTTGGTATACTTGAATGATTTGTCAAAGACCAAAGAGACGGAAGGACAGCTTTTACAAAGTGAAAAGCTCGCCACCATAGGTCAATTAGCTGCCGGTGTGGCGCATGAAATCAATAACCCTATGGCGTTTATCCAAAGCAATTTGGATACTTTGAAAAGATACAATAAGAGTTTTGCCAATGTTTTAAAGTTGATTCGCGCTTCTATTTTTGATGGAAATTCATTGGGTTTAAATTCGGAAATCCTCAATCTTTGGAAACAGGAAGATTTGGATTTTTTATTGGAAGACACCGAGTCTATCTTGGATGAGTCGAAAGACGGATCGGATCGGGTCATCGAAATCGTAAAAAATATCAAAAGTTTCGCCCACTCAGATAAAGAAGACTGTTTGTCCAACTCGAATGTGAATGAATTGGTGCGTTCCGCGGTAAACCTAATTTTTAATAAAATCAAATATGAATCGGAGATCATATATTCGCTGCAGGAGGATTTACCTTTTATTTCATGCAGGCCTCAGGAATTGGGGCAGGTTCTGATTAACCTTCTTGCTAACGCAGGTCATGCGATTGAAGAGAAAAAAGAGAAAGGATTGTTTCCCGAAGGAATCAAAGAAAGACCCGGGAAAATCGAAATTTCTACAAATATAAAAAAAGCGATTTTCCCCAATGGTTCGGATGCGATCGAAATTGCATTTAAGGACAATGGAATCGGAATTTCGGAAGATGCTTTGTCCCGAATATTCGACCCTTTCTTTACTACGAAAGAAATAGGGGTGGGAACAGGTCTTGGTCTTTCCATCAGCATGGACATCATTCGAAAACACCAAGGGCTCATCAATGTAGAGAGTGTTAAGTGCCAGGGAACAACGTTTCATATTTATTTACCAATTACGGAGAGAAAAGATGACAAATGA
- a CDS encoding response regulator, giving the protein MTNDINEIFEAELQKYHQGNISGKNEKVIKIVMVDDLKSISSSMKRELMFVAKNSDGYRFNIIDFQDSEVALKFLEANQPDLLISDIKMPFLTGDKLVEEVKKRYPNLPIIVVTGYATRDNILSVYKSDKNSIILTKPWEPKRLVQALNKLLGLELSWPE; this is encoded by the coding sequence ATGACAAATGATATCAACGAAATTTTTGAAGCGGAACTTCAAAAATATCATCAGGGAAATATCAGCGGCAAAAATGAAAAAGTGATTAAGATCGTAATGGTAGATGATTTAAAATCCATTTCATCTTCCATGAAAAGAGAATTGATGTTTGTCGCAAAAAACTCGGACGGATATCGGTTTAATATTATCGATTTTCAAGATTCGGAAGTAGCGTTGAAATTTTTGGAAGCGAATCAACCTGATTTATTGATCTCCGATATTAAAATGCCTTTTCTCACCGGGGATAAGCTGGTAGAAGAAGTAAAAAAACGTTATCCCAATCTTCCTATTATCGTTGTTACAGGATATGCTACGAGAGATAACATTCTCTCCGTTTATAAATCGGATAAAAACAGTATCATTCTAACAAAACCATGGGAGCCCAAAAGATTGGTCCAGGCTCTCAATAAACTTTTGGGATTGGAGCTTTCTTGGCCGGAATAA
- the recA gene encoding recombinase RecA gives MSTKKEKSEKAAEKETDQRKQAIDAAVGQIEKQFGKGSIMRLGADNRMAEATVISSGSLDLDIALGIGGFPVGRIIEIYGPESSGKTTLTLSAIAQTQKKGGIAAFIDAEHALDPSYAKKLGVNVDDLLVAQPDNGEEALEICESLVRSNAIDLIVIDSVAALVPKAEIEGDMGDSHMGLQARLMSQALRKLTGTISKSNTMVIFINQIRMKIGVMFGSPETTTGGNALKFYASIRLDIRRIETLKEKEEPVGNRVRVKVVKNKCAPPFRQAEFDIMYSTGINRESALVDLAVKHDIFSKAGSWYSHGAEKIGQGKEQVRNYLLENPEIALTVENQVRDLNGLPLVETSKIQTREVKSIERETKPSKPVSFSTEKFDEVAVGE, from the coding sequence ATGAGCACGAAAAAAGAAAAATCCGAGAAAGCAGCGGAAAAAGAAACCGATCAAAGAAAACAGGCAATTGATGCCGCAGTCGGCCAAATTGAAAAACAATTTGGAAAAGGTTCCATTATGCGCCTTGGCGCAGACAATCGCATGGCCGAAGCCACTGTCATCTCCTCCGGTTCCCTTGATCTGGACATCGCTCTCGGCATCGGTGGATTCCCTGTAGGACGTATCATTGAAATTTACGGTCCGGAATCTTCCGGAAAGACAACTCTCACTCTTTCTGCCATTGCACAAACCCAAAAGAAAGGCGGGATTGCCGCTTTTATCGATGCAGAACACGCACTAGATCCATCTTATGCCAAAAAATTAGGGGTCAATGTAGACGATCTTTTAGTAGCTCAACCGGACAACGGAGAGGAAGCACTTGAAATTTGCGAGTCACTTGTACGCTCCAATGCGATTGACTTGATAGTCATCGACTCGGTAGCAGCACTTGTTCCCAAAGCAGAGATCGAAGGAGATATGGGCGATTCTCATATGGGACTCCAAGCCAGACTCATGTCCCAAGCACTTCGTAAATTGACAGGAACCATTTCAAAATCGAATACTATGGTGATTTTTATCAACCAGATCCGAATGAAAATCGGAGTTATGTTCGGTAGCCCCGAGACAACTACTGGTGGAAATGCACTTAAATTCTATGCATCCATCCGATTGGACATTCGCAGAATCGAAACCCTCAAAGAAAAAGAGGAGCCGGTTGGAAACCGGGTGCGTGTCAAAGTTGTGAAAAACAAATGCGCGCCACCTTTCCGTCAGGCAGAATTCGACATAATGTATTCTACCGGAATCAACCGGGAAAGCGCCTTAGTGGACTTGGCGGTAAAACATGATATCTTTTCCAAGGCTGGGTCTTGGTATTCCCACGGTGCGGAAAAAATCGGCCAAGGAAAAGAACAAGTTCGCAATTATCTCTTGGAAAATCCGGAGATTGCGCTTACGGTAGAAAACCAGGTGCGGGATCTCAACGGTCTCCCTCTCGTGGAAACCTCCAAAATCCAAACCAGAGAGGTCAAATCCATTGAAAGGGAAACAAAACCATCAAAACCGGTCAGTTTTTCCACAGAAAAATTTGACGAGGTTGCAGTAGGAGAGTAA